CCCGGAAATGATGGCGCCGCTATCCGCATCCGGGGACAGGGTACTTTTTCGGGCGCCGGTAACGAACCGCTGGTACTGATAGATGGGCTGGCTGCCTCGATGAACGATATCGATCCCAATAATATCAAAAGTATATCCGTGCTGAAGGATGCAGCTTCTGCTTCCATTTACGGTACGCGGCGCCAATGGGGTCATCCTGATAGAGACCAAGCGCGGTACCAGTGGCCGGCTCCGTGTTTCTTACAACAATACTATCGGCTGGCAACAGGTGACCCAGCTCCCTGATTTTGTGGGTTCGGCCGACTATGCCACACTTTTCAATGAAGCTAACCGCAATGTGGGACAGGCGCAGAGTTATACGGATGAGGAGATTGATAAGTTCCGTTCGAGAACCGACCCGGACAACTATCCGGACGTACCTCATCTTAAAAACCTGTTATCTTCCGGATCGGGTTTTCAGATGAACCATAATGTTTCTTTCTCCGGCGGTTCCGAAAAGAATTCCTATCTATTCTCCTTGGGCTATCTCGATCAGGATGGCGTGGTGGCCAAAAACAATTATCGACGCTATAATTTCATGCTAAACTCGGATAGCAAAATCTTGGATAACCTGACCCTAAAGGTGAACATGACGGGGAATGACGCGAGGACCAATGAGCCCAGGCAATTCGATGGGGAAATGATGAGCATGATCGGTTTTGCAGTAAGGCAGGGTCCCATCTATGCGGGACGGAAATCGGACGGCACTTTTGGCTATCAGGATAACTACAGTCCAGAGGCATGGCTATCGAGCGAATCGTTCGTGAACCGCGCCAACAGGTTCTTCCTGGGCGGCACGGAGCTTGCCTGGGAAATTGTTTCGGGACTTACCCTAAGCGGAAAAGCCGGATACAATTATACAAACTACACCAATAACAGTTTTGCTTCTGATTTTATTTTCGATGCCAATAAACGCTTAGGCCCGAATAATCTCACCGTCAACTCGGGAGACAACTCGTTAGTGACCCTCCAATCCCTGCTGCAGTTCAATAGGACTTATGGAAAGAATGCGATCAATGCGCTGGGAGGCTATTCAGAAGAAAGGTTCCGCTCTGACTGGACGTCCGCTTTCCGGGATGATTTTCCGAGCAACCTGCTGCATGAGCTGAATGCGGGATCTTCGGCCAATATGCAATCGTCAGGTTCGGCTGCCGAATGGGCATTGCGCTCGTTCTTCGGACGGATAAATTATATATTGGACGACCGCTATCTTTTTGAGGTGAATGCACGTTATGATGGGACTTCACGCTTTCCAAGCGAAGGCCGTTGGGGCCTGTTCCCTTCGATCTCGGCCGCCTGGCGTATTTCCGAAGAAGCCTTCTTTAAAGAAAATTTCCGCGGAGTGGACAATCTCAAGTTGCGTGCCTCCTGGGGAACGCTCGGAAACCAGAATATCGGGAACTATCCCTACCAGAATGTACTGAGCCTGGGCAATAACTACCCCGTCGGCGGTGTCCTGCTCCCGGGTGCCCGTTTGACGACACTGGCCAACAGCGATATTACCTGGGAAACGACCGAGGTCAGGGGAATAGGGCTTGACTTTTCACTGCTGCAGGGTAAGCTCGCTTTCGTAGCGGACTATTTTGACAAGCGGACGCGGGATATCCTGTATAATCTTACGGTATCGAGTGTGCTGGGGTTGACGCCTTCGGAAGTAAACGCCGCCTCGGTAAGGAACAACGGGTTTGAATTCCTGATGGACTATCGCACTTCCATTGGAAAGGTAAACATCGGTTTTAGTCCCAATTTCACCTATACGAAGAACCGTGTCACAAAACTGGCCGATGGCCTAATGCAGGATATCGCCAAAGGCCTTTTTGTCGGACAGCCGTTGGGCGCCATTTACGGCTATGTGGCCGATGGTCTTTTCCTGGATGAGAACGACATTGCGGTCTACCCGGGGCAGCCCTATGCCGCGCAGGCCGGATTCGTCCGGTATGCCGATATCGGCGGTCCCGACGGGGTGCCCGATGGCGTGGTCGACCCTGCCAATGACCGTACGATCATCGGCAACACCGTACCCAAATTTAGTTATGGCGCCACCATTCGCTTAGATTATAAAGGTGTTGATCTTTCGGTGCTGTTACATGGTCTGGCAGGCTTTGACCGGCAGATGGGCTCTTATCAGGCCTTTGCCTTCTACAATGGCGGGCAGATCCAGCGTTGGCAGGCCGATAACCGGTGGACAGCAGAAAACCCCGACCGGAATGCGGAATATATCAAACTTACTAGCCTGAATATGGGCTCTGGAACCATCATGCCATCTACTTTTTGGAACCGGAACGCAAGTTTTCTCCGGTTGAAGAACATACAGCTAGGTTACTCGTTTCCGGAAAAAATCACCGATAAGATGGGATTGAACAGATTGCGTGTGTTCTTTAGTGGTCAGAACCTGTTCTCCATAAACAG
This Olivibacter sp. SDN3 DNA region includes the following protein-coding sequences:
- a CDS encoding SusC/RagA family TonB-linked outer membrane protein → METKRGTSGRLRVSYNNTIGWQQVTQLPDFVGSADYATLFNEANRNVGQAQSYTDEEIDKFRSRTDPDNYPDVPHLKNLLSSGSGFQMNHNVSFSGGSEKNSYLFSLGYLDQDGVVAKNNYRRYNFMLNSDSKILDNLTLKVNMTGNDARTNEPRQFDGEMMSMIGFAVRQGPIYAGRKSDGTFGYQDNYSPEAWLSSESFVNRANRFFLGGTELAWEIVSGLTLSGKAGYNYTNYTNNSFASDFIFDANKRLGPNNLTVNSGDNSLVTLQSLLQFNRTYGKNAINALGGYSEERFRSDWTSAFRDDFPSNLLHELNAGSSANMQSSGSAAEWALRSFFGRINYILDDRYLFEVNARYDGTSRFPSEGRWGLFPSISAAWRISEEAFFKENFRGVDNLKLRASWGTLGNQNIGNYPYQNVLSLGNNYPVGGVLLPGARLTTLANSDITWETTEVRGIGLDFSLLQGKLAFVADYFDKRTRDILYNLTVSSVLGLTPSEVNAASVRNNGFEFLMDYRTSIGKVNIGFSPNFTYTKNRVTKLADGLMQDIAKGLFVGQPLGAIYGYVADGLFLDENDIAVYPGQPYAAQAGFVRYADIGGPDGVPDGVVDPANDRTIIGNTVPKFSYGATIRLDYKGVDLSVLLHGLAGFDRQMGSYQAFAFYNGGQIQRWQADNRWTAENPDRNAEYIKLTSLNMGSGTIMPSTFWNRNASFLRLKNIQLGYSFPEKITDKMGLNRLRVFFSGQNLFSINSFYRGWDPEMGQGVGDNTPFYPITSVYTFGVNVNF